A region of the Dasypus novemcinctus isolate mDasNov1 chromosome X, mDasNov1.1.hap2, whole genome shotgun sequence genome:
CCACTGTCACAACTGTTGCTGAGGCGGCTGCTGTGGGCAGGGCATATGCAGCCGGGGGTTCAGAGTGGAGAACGGTGCCAAAGAGCCTGAACCAGCCCCTGGCTCCAGCTCCAAGCCATTCTGGTTCTCTTGGATGCTGGGGCTGTCAGTGGTGGGAAGGGGTTGGGGGGCCCCCTCACCCCCAGtctcctcctccagctcctcctcctcctgggccTCCTCGGCCTCTGGCCCTGAGCTCCGTACCCTCTTTGGCTCTAGCTCCTCTCGGGCTGGGTCATCGCCCTCCCCACCCCGATCCACcttccgccgccgccgcctctccAGGGCCCGGCCCCGTGCCCGACTCCCATGGCGCTCTGCTTTCTCCAGCTGTGATCAGATAGGCAGAAAAGAATTGTGGGCCAGTGGtcaggcctgggctccctgcctgcTTGGCCTGACCTCCTGGCCCTGCCCAtcactcctctcctctcctctcctcaccTCCAGAAGTGTGTGGATCCGTTCTAGGTCTGGGGGCTGCCCAGCCTGCAGCAGCTGCCAGATGCTATGGTTCTCATCCAGGGTCACTTCAAGCAGATCCCCCTCCATCATGAGTTCCTCCAGGGGGGCCCGGGTTGCCTCAGGCAGCTCCAGTACAGGGCCAGTCAACTGTGGCAACAGCGAGGACAGCAGCTCCAGGTCTGGAGTTTGGGGGAACAGACTGGATTAGAGGCTGCCCCTGGTCTTACCCCCAGCACCACAACAGAGACAAGGACCATATGGGTAACTATGGTAGTATCAAGCCAATAGCCTACCCACACCTAGACCTACCTCTCTTACCTGAGCCCTCCCCCGGGGCTACCTTCTCAGGACTGGTCACACTGTCTCCATTCTCCAGCAACCCCAGGACCTGCCAAGAAGAGCAAGAATGGGTAAGAGTAACTGAACCAAATAGCTAGGCCCTATTCTCCTCCCCTAACCCCAAGCTTGGGACCCTCCACCTCCTAAAGGAAGAGGACAGAGACAGGCTGCCAGCAGGGAGCATAATCTAGGGATCTGGATGGGATACACAATGGGGCAGGGAGGCTGGGTCAAAGGAGgctgaaaataaaacaggaacAGGGCTGGAGCCTAAAAAGGGTAGGGGCTAGGAGAAAGGAATTTGAAGACAAGAGCTGGGCTGGGCAGCTCACCTTAGGCATATCCTTGCCACTGCCCTCTCTAAGAGGGTCAGGAGCAGGGGTTGAAGGGTAAGTAGGGGGCTCCTCGGGCTTGGGTTCAGCCTGCAGCCGCTGGCGAAGCTCAGCCAGCCGTCCCAACAGAGCAGTCACATCCTCAGAGGCCAGAGCTTGCCTGGCACGGCCTTGCCAGCTGATGGCCCTCTCTGTGAGGCACTGCAGGGCCTCACCCTCAGGTAGCCGCACAGGCAGTCTCTGCAGGGCTACCAGCAGTGCCAGGATGGTCTCCAGGCGTGGGCGCCGTGAACGCATGCACAGTGGACACAGGAATTTGGTGTCCCACTCCCACCAGGCCAGTGGTGGGGATGAGATGGGACTGGGCTTTGGGTAGCTGAGGAGACGGGGCACCGACACACATCGCCCATGGAACCAGTCCTGACACAGGTCACACTGAAGAGCTCCCACCCCAGCTGGCACCTGCCCACACACACAGATGGAGGTTGCAGAGGAGGCTGTGGTCGATGATGCCAGTGGACTGGGCTTGGCTGAGTTGGTGCGACGCAGCTGCAGGATACCCTCCTTCTCCTTTTGTTCCCCCTCCTTGAAGGCCACGATCTGCCGTGACCAGGGCAGGAGGAGAGTCGGTCAGCACCCCATCTCTTCCCTTCTCTGGCCCCTTTAACAACCCACTCCCAAACcagaactgaggctcagaaggggAAAGTGGTCTTCCCAGGATCACCTGGCTCCAACAGTCTTATCATCGCCAGGATGTCCTCACTGCAGGGAGATACCCAGAACCCAACTTCTCCCCATCAACACTCCAGGTCCTTACCACAGAGCCTGGGTCCCTGAGGTCCTGTGCAGACAGCCCCAGCAGTTCTGTGTCAGACTTGTACAACCCTAGCTCCTTTTCCATCCATCGGCTGCGCTTGGTGCTGTCGGAGCCAGCATCTGCACATGGGCAGAGCACCTGAGGCAGGTAGACAGAAGAGGAATGACTGAGTTTCCTCTGGTGCCCGCACTCTCTCCTCCCGTCCCCAGTCCCCCCAAAAGGCCCGTCTTCTCATGAGTCATCTGACAACAGCAAGGGGACAGGTGAGGCTATGGGTCAGGGTCTCAGGCCTCACCTCCAGCAGCGTGTAGCAAGAATTCTTCTTAAGGAAGGTCTTGGAGGCCTTCTCCCTCCATGAATGAGCTGTCAGTACCTGCAGCTCTAACTGTCTCAGCTCCTCCAGCCCCACAGGTAGGTCCCGGCCCACAGCCACCAGGCCTTCCAGGTCATCCAAGCAGGGGTAGTGGTCACCATTCTGGGGATAAGGGTAAGAGAAAGTTCAGTTCAACTTGTCAAAATCTACAGATTCTTACTGTACCTGGTCCTGAGCTGGGCAGGACAGGGAAGATGGACTGGACTCATGGTCTTGAGACAGAAAAAAAACGGGGATCATATACCAAGGAGCTTCCACCTGTCTCTCCCCCAAAACTCCTACATTCATTGGCCCAGCCCCAAAATTTCCAGGACCACCAGACTAGTTATTTTGTTGTGGTTTGCTTCTTCTACCCTCCTCCATGCCAACAGCCCCTGCCCAGCTCCATTCCCACACCACCTGCCTCCCTGCTCCTACCATTTTCATTCTAACCAGCATCCTCTCTTCCCTCAGGTCAGCCTCCCAACCCCTATTCACACTGCTTACCAAGCACACTGGTGCCTCCTATGTGCCATGTCCCCTTCCTCTCTCTAGCCAACCCAATCCAGCACAACCTATGTATGTGCCATCTCTTCCCCGCTGGACTGAAGGCCAGGGTAAGAATGGGGTTGAAGGGTGGGGGTGGACGATAGGGTCCTCACTTGGATCTCATCCACATCAGCAATCCAGGCCCGGGCCTTAGCAAGAGCCTCCTTGAGAGCCTGAATGTTGGGCAGGTGAACAGGGATGTTTTCTGCCTCACGGATTATGGCCTCCAGTGTGGCTGGTGGATGCTTCTGCCTAAACGTAGGGGAAAAAAGAGGACTTGGTCTGGGGTGGTCTGTCTGAACAGCCCAGCTTGGCCACCAGATACATCTGCATAGGCCCTTGGTGCACCTGTTCATCCTTCTCCTAGTTGAATCTACTTGCTTGCATTCTGTCTATGGGTGGCTGCCAGTCCCTGTTTGTTTCAGATTGTATGCACCAAACTTCATCCTTCTGCCATAGCTCCTTCTGCTTATCTGCTAATCTGTCAGCCTGCTAGCAGTGCCTACACATATAAACCTGTGGTATTAATCTGTTGCTGCAGATTTGTCAAATTGCCCTGTGTGTGATGTCTTTCTACCAACTTTGTTTATCTGCCTGTTAGTACTTCTGCTTATGTGCAGGTAAACATGTCGGCTTGTAGGGCTGGACCTCTATATATCTCGGCATTTGTCCATCTCTGCATCTCTAACAGCCCACCTCTGCCTCCATGTGTACATGATGTTTAAAAACAAGATAGGATACAAAAGAGGGGAGAGTCAACACTTCGACACAAGATTCTAGATTCCCACCCATGGGAATCATCTTCAGGTTCTCCTGAAGATTAGATGTGCTCTCCCTTTCCCATGTCCTCCAGGTATCGGTATACCAGGATTACAGTACGGCAGGGAGAGGTAGAAGCTGGACCTACCTGGCCTCCAGGCAGAGATGAGCCTTCTCCTCCCAGCGTTCAGCAATGGTCAGCAGCTCCTGCAGCTCAGCCTGGGCCTTATCcacagcagggctgggggctaCACTGGCACCCGCAACCAGCAGTCCCCGCATGACAGCCAGGGTGCCCCTTCGGGCTGAGGGAGCCAGCGTGCGTTTCACCTCATCCAGCCATTGTGCCTGCTCCACCTGCCGCTGGAGCTGCTGGGCCTCAGGTACTTCCACCCCAAGCTGTCGCCCCTTCTCCAACAGGGATTGCAGTAGTGCTGGACTAGAGGGCAATGAGGCCAGGGCCTCACGGGCCTCAGCCTGGTAGGCCTCCACCTGTTCCAGAATACCCTAACAGGAAACAGGATGAAGAACAAGCTCCTTAGCTTTTGGGAAAAGAAAGCCGACCTTGCACTAGGCTCTCCTTCTCCATGCCCTAAGACAGTGGTTTCCAATGCTATTAGAATACCCTGAGGCAATCTGTTCAAAATGCATATTCCTGGGCCCAACACTTAGAGATCCAGAGATCCTTCATGGGGGTTGGTCAAGAGTCTGCGTTTTATTTAACTTCCCAGAGGATTCTGATGTGCAGCACCAAGAGACCCTTTGCCCTAAAAAACGCTTAAGCTATGTTTAATCTTCTCACAAACCCTCATCTCCACTGGTGTCCACTGCCATTTCCACCCCATTTCTTCTCTATCTTCATGAACTTTGCTCAACTTTCCAGGCCCAACAAATATCTTTGtcactttcttctccttctccaacTTCTCCAGGAAAACTTCCCTTGACTCTGCATCCTATACTTGTACCCTTTACCACCAGCTCCTCAAATATCATTTGCAAAAGGCAGTCCTTAGTCCTTTTGCCTCAtactttccattattttttcacatgtttatcTTCTCTTACCCAAATAAACTATTTAAGGGAACCAAGAGGGGCCTACTGCTCAGGTCCCTGATCCCTCAGCAGCACTCCAAGCCCATCCCTCCTCACCTTGACATCCCCAATCTGGTGCATGGCACAAGGCAGGTTGTTCATCTGGTCCAGAAAGGCCCGGAGCTCAGCCAGGGTCATCTGTAGACCAGCCACCCTGTGGGGGCTATGGAGTTTCACATAAAGGGTTTCAGGTCCAAATCCAGCCCCCTCCCTCCATCTCTGTGCTAAGACTCAACACCTTTCCTCACCATACCTACCCACCTTGATCTCTCATACCTCAGAATTCTTCCAGATGTCTAAGTTGGGTGGAGGGAGAGTTTTAAGATACAAGCATTTCATATGAGGTGAAAGAATTGGAGTAGGATAACGGCTTAAAATTAACTAATGGCAACAGAAGCTGGACTTTCCATTTTCAACTCATCATCTTTCACTGTAAACTCTAAAGCTGTGCAACTACGGGGCAGGCTTATGCTTCTGTGTCCTTTCCTTACCCCTAAACCTTCTACAATTCCTCCCTGCCCACAAAACCCCTCAGCCTATCCCTCAACTATCCTTCAGGTacttatgaaaaaaaagaaacatctcTAGTTTTCTTGTCACTGAGGCACCCCTCTCCATTCTAAGTTGCCTCATCTCCTTGCCCTTCCCAAGGCCTCCCAAGCTACCTCACAATCCAGTGCTTCCAATTTCCTGATGTCCAGTCTGCCCAATGGTACTCAGAATCCACCAATGATAGCACTTTTCCTAGGTACATGATCCTCAATAGGCTATCTCTACCCCAACACCTCATGCTGCTATACCCAGCTTCCTGGCCGCTGACCAGTCCCAGAGCCCGGGACACGCAAGCCTCCGCTTCACTCAAGCAATTCTTCAGTCGCTGCAGTAGCTCACTATTAGGAAACCTCCGCTCACGGGCCTCAGACTCTAGTGCTCTCAGCTCTTCAAGGCCTGGAGAGAGAACGAGAGCAGCAAGGAGTAGGCAGTATTGAGGAAAGGCAGATGAGGAGGGTTCGAGGTACAGGTGGAAAGGGAATAGAACTTGCCTGTGGAGTCCCTCTGTCCCCCCATCACTCACTGCGCTTCCGCCCATCCTCCACCTCCAGGGCCACTCGCACTTTGTTGGCCCAAGTGTCAAATGACTCGGCCCGAACCTTCAGCTTATGCAGCATGGCAGGGAGCTCATCCAAGGTGTACCGATACCTGGAGGACAAGGGAAAGGGACAGCATATCTGGCTCaactctgcctcctcctccatgCCCCATTTCTACCAGGTAGGCCCCATGCTCACCGCAGATACTGCCGGCTACTAGAGCACTTGCAGAGGTCATTGATGTGGGAAAGACAGACAAGGCCATCTGGGCAGTCATAGCAGGCTAGGGCTGATAGGAAGCACGTGGTCTTGCACTTGATGCACTGGCGCTCATCATCTGGGAGCAGCTCAAAAGCCTCTCGCTCAGCCTCTGTGATGCCCTGGGAGTGTTCAGCCCATACACATTATATAAAACCAGAACAGCATTGTAGAAACCCCCATCTCAGAGACCAGAGCCCCACTTTAGACTCAAAGACTCAAATCTGTGCTGATGACAGTGGAGAAGCCCAAACCCCAGAGAGCACACCTGAACTTTAGAGCAGGGGTTTCCAAAAGGGCGTTTTGGGCAAGAAAGGAAAGTGGTAGACTAAGTCCCCAGAGAGTTGGCAATGTGTGGGAGTGGCCAAAAAAAGGCCTGGCTAGTATGGGTGTGTACTGTGTAACAATGCTGGCTACTTAGCAGACAGAAGAAATTGCTTATACATACCTAACTTAAATATATTCAACTGTACATGTTCATGCCTAGTGTTCAaagatacacatttttttcaatgACATGGCTTCCAAACCTAAGCCAATGACTTCATCTGTTCCTCAGATGAAGAAAAAGTAATCTATtccaaaaaaaacacaggaaaagccAGCTATATGAGAATAATTGAGAGACAATACAATGTTATACATAACAGGCAATTTTAGGgaatttaaaggaaattttgACTACCATAATTTGTCATATTTAATGACTTTAAAACCTAACCcggcttgggaattgtcctgaatgactctgcaacaacagatacaggccattatatatcctgccataacctacagaattaagtgggagagagtgtaaactacaatgtaaactttaattcatgcttagtgtcaatactctaaaatgtgttcatcaattgcaatgaatgtacctcactaacgaaggatgttgttaatgtgggaaaatgtgggaggtgtgaggagcaggacatatgggaatcccctatattttttgtgacatttgtataatctaagtatcttttaaaaataagattaaataaaaaaacaaaaacaaaacccaacccCTGCATCATAAGATATGAGTCCACTGCATAAAACAAATCCCACTTCACCACTTATTAGCTATGTGATCTTGAGTAAATTATATAAACCTTTCTgggtttcagtttccttatcttgtaaaatggagataacagtACCACCTTCACTGGGTGTTGAGGATTAACAAACATAAAGCAATGAAGGGCTGAGAAAAGCACATTAGAACTTAGAATAAATGCTCAACCAATATTTACGGTTATTATCTCTAATTTTCAGACAAGAATACCTACTTCATAGGCCAATCTCATTTTACTGAGGAGGAAGTCTCAGAGTCAGCAATTTGCCTAAAGTAAGAATATGACTGCAGTCAATTTTGACTTCAAAAAAATGCTCTAAGAGTGAAGCCCCTAGgtatatttgttgttgtttttgttgttccaCTGAGAACGGGATACAAACTATAAGCCCTCTCCCCAGAAAAGTACTCAAATACACATACAatcttttaaagaatttcaaGACTGGGGGTGGGTGCAGAACCCTACTTGAAGTGTAAAGAATTTTGAATGTCAGCATGAGAATGTCTATTCTCCCCACCTTGCTTTGGCTCCTTCCCATAGCCTGGCATAGCCACAAGGTCATCACTTAATAACAGCAGTGAAAGGCTCCTAGAGAGAAAATGATCCTTGAAGAGATCACCAACACCACAAACTGCAAGGCCCCATACATTTACTATAGCTGCAACTTTCCTTACAGTTCTTCATGCTTGTAGGAAAGCTGTAATTcagctttaaaataataaagtattacCAAACAAGCAGCAAGAGGTCCTTAGGACTAATATTTCTTTGTAA
Encoded here:
- the KDM5C gene encoding lysine-specific demethylase 5C isoform X24, producing MEPGADDFLPPPECPVFEPSWAEFRDPLGYIAKIRPIAEKSGICKIRPPADWQPPFAVEVDNFRFTPRIQRLNELEAQTRVKLNYLDQIAKFWEIQGSSLKIPNVERRILDLYSLSKIVVEEGGYEAICKDRRWARVAQRLNYPPGKNIGSLLRSHYERIVYPYEMYQSGANLVQCNTRPFDNEEKDKEYKPHSIPLRQSVQPSKFNSYGRRAKRLQPDPEPTEEDIEKNPELKKLQIYGAGPKMMGLGLMAKDKTLRKKDKEGPECPPTVVVKEESGGDVKVESTSPKTFLESKDELSHSPEPCTKMTMRLRRNHSNAQFIESYVCRMCSRGDEDDKLLLCDGCDDNYHIFCLLPPLPEIPKGVWRCPKCVMAECKRPPEAFGFEQATREYTLQSFGEMADSFKADYFNMPVHMVPTELVEKEFWRLVNSIEEDVTVEYGADIHSKEFGSGFPVSDSKRHLTPEEEEYATSGWNLNVMPVLEQSVLCHINADISGMKVPWLYVGMVFSAFCWHIEDHWSYSINYLHWGEPKTWYGVPSLAAEHLEEVMKKLTPELFDSQPDLLHQLVTLMNPNTLMSHGVPVVRTNQCAGEFVITFPRAYHSGFNQGYNFAEAVNFCTADWLPAGRQCIEHYRRLRRYCVFSHEELICKMAACPEKLDLNLAAAVHKEMFIMVQEERRLRKALLEKGITEAEREAFELLPDDERQCIKCKTTCFLSALACYDCPDGLVCLSHINDLCKCSSSRQYLRYRYTLDELPAMLHKLKVRAESFDTWANKVRVALEVEDGRKRSLEELRALESEARERRFPNSELLQRLKNCLSEAEACVSRALGLVSGQEAGVAGLQMTLAELRAFLDQMNNLPCAMHQIGDVKGILEQVEAYQAEAREALASLPSSPALLQSLLEKGRQLGVEVPEAQQLQRQVEQAQWLDEVKRTLAPSARRGTLAVMRGLLVAGASVAPSPAVDKAQAELQELLTIAERWEEKAHLCLEARQKHPPATLEAIIREAENIPVHLPNIQALKEALAKARAWIADVDEIQNGDHYPCLDDLEGLVAVGRDLPVGLEELRQLELQVLTAHSWREKASKTFLKKNSCYTLLEVLCPCADAGSDSTKRSRWMEKELGLYKSDTELLGLSAQDLRDPGSVIVAFKEGEQKEKEGILQLRRTNSAKPSPLASSTTASSATSICVCGQVPAGVGALQCDLCQDWFHGRCVSVPRLLSYPKPSPISSPPLAWWEWDTKFLCPLCMRSRRPRLETILALLVALQRLPVRLPEGEALQCLTERAISWQGRARQALASEDVTALLGRLAELRQRLQAEPKPEEPPTYPSTPAPDPLREGSGKDMPKVLGLLENGDSVTSPEKVAPGEGSDLELLSSLLPQLTGPVLELPEATRAPLEELMMEGDLLEVTLDENHSIWQLLQAGQPPDLERIHTLLELEKAERHGSRARGRALERRRRRKVDRGGEGDDPAREELEPKREEETSHSCARSFLF
- the KDM5C gene encoding lysine-specific demethylase 5C isoform X20; its protein translation is MEPGADDFLPPPECPVFEPSWAEFRDPLGYIAKIRPIAEKSGICKIRPPADWQPPFAVEVDNFRFTPRIQRLNELEAQTRVKLNYLDQIAKFWEIQGSSLKIPNVERRILDLYSLSKIVVEEGGYEAICKDRRWARVAQRLNYPPGKNIGSLLRSHYERIVYPYEMYQSGANLVCNTRPFDNEEKDKEYKPHSIPLRQSVQPSKFNSYGRRAKRLQPDPEPTEEDIEKNPELKKLQIYGAGPKMMGLGLMAKDKTLRKKDKEGPECPPTVVVKEESGGDVKVESTSPKTFLESKDELSHSPEPCTKMTMRLRRNHSNAQFIESYVCRMCSRGDEDDKLLLCDGCDDNYHIFCLLPPLPEIPKGVWRCPKCVMAECKRPPEAFGFEQATREYTLQSFGEMADSFKADYFNMPVHMVPTELVEKEFWRLVNSIEEDVTVEYGADIHSKEFGSGFPVSDSKRHLTPEEEEYATSGWNLNVMPVLEQSVLCHINADISGMKVPWLYVGMVFSAFCWHIEDHWSYSINYLHWGEPKTWYGVPSLAAEHLEEVMKKLTPELFDSQPDLLHQLVTLMNPNTLMSHGVPVVRTNQCAGEFVITFPRAYHSGFNQGYNFAEAVNFCTADWLPAGRQCIEHYRRLRRYCVFSHEELICKMAACPEKLDLNLAAAVHKEMFIMVQEERRLRKALLEKGITEAEREAFELLPDDERQCIKCKTTCFLSALACYDCPDGLVCLSHINDLCKCSSSRQYLRYRYTLDELPAMLHKLKVRAESFDTWANKVRVALEVEDGRKRSLEELRALESEARERRFPNSELLQRLKNCLSEAEACVSRALGLVSGQEAGPHRVAGLQMTLAELRAFLDQMNNLPCAMHQIGDVKGILEQVEAYQAEAREALASLPSSPALLQSLLEKGRQLGVEVPEAQQLQRQVEQAQWLDEVKRTLAPSARRGTLAVMRGLLVAGASVAPSPAVDKAQAELQELLTIAERWEEKAHLCLEARQKHPPATLEAIIREAENIPVHLPNIQALKEALAKARAWIADVDEIQNGDHYPCLDDLEGLVAVGRDLPVGLEELRQLELQVLTAHSWREKASKTFLKKNSCYTLLEVLCPCADAGSDSTKRSRWMEKELGLYKSDTELLGLSAQDLRDPGSVIVAFKEGEQKEKEGILQLRRTNSAKPSPLASSTTASSATSICVCGQVPAGVGALQCDLCQDWFHGRCVSVPRLLSYPKPSPISSPPLAWWEWDTKFLCPLCMRSRRPRLETILALLVALQRLPVRLPEGEALQCLTERAISWQGRARQALASEDVTALLGRLAELRQRLQAEPKPEEPPTYPSTPAPDPLREGSGKDMPKVLGLLENGDSVTSPEKVAPGEGSGKRDLELLSSLLPQLTGPVLELPEATRAPLEELMMEGDLLEVTLDENHSIWQLLQAGQPPDLERIHTLLELEKAERHGSRARGRALERRRRRKVDRGGEGDDPAREELEPKREEETSHSCARSFLF
- the KDM5C gene encoding lysine-specific demethylase 5C isoform X21; this translates as MEPGADDFLPPPECPVFEPSWAEFRDPLGYIAKIRPIAEKSGICKIRPPADWQPPFAVEVDNFRFTPRIQRLNELEAQTRVKLNYLDQIAKFWEIQGSSLKIPNVERRILDLYSLSKIVVEEGGYEAICKDRRWARVAQRLNYPPGKNIGSLLRSHYERIVYPYEMYQSGANLVQCNTRPFDNEEKDKEYKPHSIPLRQSVQPSKFNSYGRRAKRLQPDPEPTEEDIEKNPELKKLQIYGAGPKMMGLGLMAKDKTLRKKDKEGPECPPTVVVKEESGGDVKVESTSPKTFLESKDELSHSPEPCTKMTMRLRRNHSNAQFIESYVCRMCSRGDEDDKLLLCDGCDDNYHIFCLLPPLPEIPKGVWRCPKCVMAECKRPPEAFGFEQATREYTLQSFGEMADSFKADYFNMPVHMVPTELVEKEFWRLVNSIEEDVTVEYGADIHSKEFGSGFPVSDSKRHLTPEEEEYATSGWNLNVMPVLEQSVLCHINADISGMKVPWLYVGMVFSAFCWHIEDHWSYSINYLHWGEPKTWYGVPSLAAEHLEEVMKKLTPELFDSQPDLLHQLVTLMNPNTLMSHGVPVVRTNQCAGEFVITFPRAYHSGFNQGYNFAEAVNFCTADWLPAGRQCIEHYRRLRRYCVFSHEELICKMAACPEKLDLNLAAAVHKEMFIMVQEERRLRKALLEKGITEAEREAFELLPDDERQCIKCKTTCFLSALACYDCPDGLVCLSHINDLCKCSSSRQYLRYRYTLDELPAMLHKLKVRAESFDTWANKVRVALEVEDGRKRSLEELRALESEARERRFPNSELLQRLKNCLSEAEACVSRALGLVSGQEAGPHRVAGLQMTLAELRAFLDQMNNLPCAMHQIGDVKGILEQVEAYQAEAREALASLPSSPALLQSLLEKGRQLGVEVPEAQQLQRQVEQAQWLDEVKRTLAPSARRGTLAVMRGLLVAGASVAPSPAVDKAQAELQELLTIAERWEEKAHLCLEARQKHPPATLEAIIREAENIPVHLPNIQALKEALAKARAWIADVDEIQNGDHYPCLDDLEGLVAVGRDLPVGLEELRQLELQVLTAHSWREKASKTFLKKNSCYTLLEVLCPCADAGSDSTKRSRWMEKELGLYKSDTELLGLSAQDLRDPGSVIVAFKEGEQKEKEGILQLRRTNSAKPSPLASSTTASSATSICVCGQVPAGVGALQCDLCQDWFHGRCVSVPRLLSYPKPSPISSPPLAWWEWDTKFLCPLCMRSRRPRLETILALLVALQRLPVRLPEGEALQCLTERAISWQGRARQALASEDVTALLGRLAELRQRLQAEPKPEEPPTYPSTPAPDPLREGSGKDMPKVLGLLENGDSVTSPEKVAPGEGSDLELLSSLLPQLTGPVLELPEATRAPLEELMMEGDLLEVTLDENHSIWQLLQAGQPPDLERIHTLLELEKAERHGSRARGRALERRRRRKVDRGGEGDDPAREELEPKREEETSHSCARSFLF
- the KDM5C gene encoding lysine-specific demethylase 5C isoform X19, which codes for MEPGADDFLPPPECPVFEPSWAEFRDPLGYIAKIRPIAEKSGICKIRPPADWQPPFAVEVDNFRFTPRIQRLNELEAQTRVKLNYLDQIAKFWEIQGSSLKIPNVERRILDLYSLSKIVVEEGGYEAICKDRRWARVAQRLNYPPGKNIGSLLRSHYERIVYPYEMYQSGANLVQCNTRPFDNEEKDKEYKPHSIPLRQSVQPSKFNSYGRRAKRLQPDPEPTEEDIEKNPELKKLQIYGAGPKMMGLGLMAKDKTLRKKDKEGPECPPTVVVKEESGGDVKVESTSPKTFLESKDELSHSPEPCTKMTMRLRRNHSNAQFIESYVCRMCSRGDEDDKLLLCDGCDDNYHIFCLLPPLPEIPKGVWRCPKCVMAECKRPPEAFGFEQATREYTLQSFGEMADSFKADYFNMPVHMVPTELVEKEFWRLVNSIEEDVTVEYGADIHSKEFGSGFPVSDSKRHLTPEEEEYATSGWNLNVMPVLEQSVLCHINADISGMKVPWLYVGMVFSAFCWHIEDHWSYSINYLHWGEPKTWYGVPSLAAEHLEEVMKKLTPELFDSQPDLLHQLVTLMNPNTLMSHGVPVVRTNQCAGEFVITFPRAYHSGFNQGYNFAEAVNFCTADWLPAGRQCIEHYRRLRRYCVFSHEELICKMAACPEKLDLNLAAAVHKEMFIMVQEERRLRKALLEKGITEAEREAFELLPDDERQCIKCKTTCFLSALACYDCPDGLVCLSHINDLCKCSSSRQYLRYRYTLDELPAMLHKLKVRAESFDTWANKVRVALEVEDGRKRSLEELRALESEARERRFPNSELLQRLKNCLSEAEACVSRALGLVSGQEAGPHRVAGLQMTLAELRAFLDQMNNLPCAMHQIGDVKGILEQVEAYQAEAREALASLPSSPALLQSLLEKGRQLGVEVPEAQQLQRQVEQAQWLDEVKRTLAPSARRGTLAVMRGLLVAGASVAPSPAVDKAQAELQELLTIAERWEEKAHLCLEARQKHPPATLEAIIREAENIPVHLPNIQALKEALAKARAWIADVDEIQNGDHYPCLDDLEGLVAVGRDLPVGLEELRQLELQVLTAHSWREKASKTFLKKNSCYTLLEVLCPCADAGSDSTKRSRWMEKELGLYKSDTELLGLSAQDLRDPGSVIVAFKEGEQKEKEGILQLRRTNSAKPSPLASSTTASSATSICVCGQVPAGVGALQCDLCQDWFHGRCVSVPRLLSYPKPSPISSPPLAWWEWDTKFLCPLCMRSRRPRLETILALLVALQRLPVRLPEGEALQCLTERAISWQGRARQALASEDVTALLGRLAELRQRLQAEPKPEEPPTYPSTPAPDPLREGSGKDMPKVLGLLENGDSVTSPEKVAPGEGSGKRDLELLSSLLPQLTGPVLELPEATRAPLEELMMEGDLLEVTLDENHSIWQLLQAGQPPDLERIHTLLELEKAERHGSRARGRALERRRRRKVDRGGEGDDPAREELEPKREEETSHSCARSFLF